The following nucleotide sequence is from Borrelia sp. A-FGy1.
GACTATGTTGTATCTTGGTACAGCAATACTTTCCGCTGTTGTTTGTAAGATGAGCGAATCTCAGATGTGGGATGCATTTATAGAGGGAGCTAAAGATATGATGACAGCTGCTATTATTATTGGGATAGCTAGAGGAGTTATGATAGTAGCTGATGATGGATTAATTACAGCTACAATATTAAATGCAGCAGCTGAATTTTTATACGGGTTACCAAAAGCTTTGTTTATAGTTTTAAATGAGATTGTTCAAATATTTACAGGATTCATTATTCCATCTTCTTCTGGACATGCAAGTCTTACGATGCCAATAATGTCACCTTTGGCTGACTTTTTGGAAGTTCCAAGGTCATCTGTTGTTATTGCTATGCAAACAGCATCTGGACTTGTGAATTTAATAACTCCTACTGGAGTTATAATGGCAGTTTTAGGAATTGCAAGATTAGGGTATGGAAGTTGGTTTAAATTTGTTTTGCCATTATTTATTATTGAATTTATAGTATGCATTTTAGTAATAATGGCCAGTGTTTATATTTAAATTATAAGAGGAGTATGTGTAAAATGGATAGCAAAAAGATTGTTGTATGTCTTGGGGGAAATTCTTTAGAGTATGGAGTGGGGGAAACAACAGCAGAGAGACAGTTGGAAATTATAAGGAAGAGTGTTGTAGGAATTGTGGATTTAATTGAGAGTGGATATGATGTAATTATTAGTCATGGCAATGGACCGCAAGTGGGTAGGATAGTGCTTCAGAATGAATTGGCTAGACATGAAACTCCTATTATGCCGTTTGATGTATGTGGAGCTATGAGTCAAGGAATGATAGGATATCATATTGAACAGGCGTTGAGAAATGAGTTTAATGAACGAGGAATAATTAAAGATGTTGCTGCTTTGATTACTCAAGTAATAGTAGATAGGGAAGATAAAGGGTTAAAGGAACCTAGTAAGCCGATTGGCCCATTTTATGATAAAGCTACAGCATTGGAACTTGAGAAAAATAAGGGGTATGTTTTGCGAGAAGATAGCTGTAGGGGCGGCTATAGAAGAATAGTAGCTTCACCAATGCCAGTAGAGATAATAGAGACTGAAGTAATAAGGGAATTAATTAGGAATAAATTTGTAGTTATTGCATGCGGTGGAGGTGGGGTGCCTATTGCGAGAGATTTGAAAGGAAATATTGAAGGAATAAGTGCAGTAATTGATAAAGATTTTGCATCATCTAAATTAGCACAGGATATACAAGCTGATATTTTAATTATAATTACAACGGTCGATAAGGTATCTTTAAATTTTGGTAAAGCAGATGAGGTTTTATTAGACGAAGTTAATACTATAGAGATGGAGAAGTATATAAGTGAGGGACATTTTGAATCAGGGTCTATGTTGCCTAAAGTTAAAGCTAGTGTGGACTTTGTAAAGTCTAGCTCAGGAAGATTGGCTGTTATTACATCAATTAATAATCTCACTAAAGAAATAGGTAATATTAAAGGCACTATTATTAGAGATTAATTTTAAAGTTGATTTTATTGCTATATCAAATATTGAAAGCTGTTTTTAATAAGAGGGTATTTCTAAAATAGTCCCTTACAGAAGACTACCTTAGAAATATATGTAGTAATTGGAGTTAACTATCCAATGCGCATAATGCGGTTTTTGTTATCATTATTAGCTTCTATTATTATTGGAGAAAATCCTTCTAAAAATTTATTTTTCATTACTTCTAATGATGATTTGTGTCCTTCTTTGTTAACCCATTCTCCGTATTTTCCCCAGTATTCCTTTATCTTTTGTATATGGTTTTCTCTGTTAGGACTAAAATCTAATCTTTTGATGGCTTCCTTCATTTTTCCTCTAGCCCAGATTAGTACAGTATTTACTTTTATTGATGTATTTCTTTCGATTTCTTGTCTTTCACGTTCTTGTCTTTCACGTTCTTGTCTTTGTTTACGTGCCTGTCTCAATATTTCTGAGTGAATGCTGTATTCAGTAGTATCGTCGGTGTCATCATTTTTTTCTATATTATTATCTCTTGATACTACATTTTTAAGAATAACTTGTTGCTGAGTTTCTTCTTTTGTAGTCCTTGAATTTTTTTCCTTTAATAATTTCTTTTCAAGATTGTATTTTTGTTCAGACTCTTTAGAGGAGAGAGTTGATTTGATTTTTTGATTATTAGTTTTTGGAGTAGATTCAGTAAACTTATCCATGTATTCTTTTAACTGAGGACTAAATTCGCAACTAAAAAATAAAATTAATACAGCAATAAACAATAATTTTGTAAATAAATTATTCAAAGTTATCTCCTTTAATTTAATTAATATCTATTATTTAATAATATTGATTAAATATATTTTTGTCAAATGTTGTTAAATAAAATTATTTATCTTATCAGTAAATTTGTTATGAGTTTCTCTCTTAGGTAGTCTGTTAGAAAAAAGAAATGAAGTTAATAATTAAAGTATTAAAGTGAGTAATTTTATATCATTAAAATTCTATAAAAATTCTATGTAACACTATAAAATAGCGATGGAGCTTAAAGGATCTTAAATAAATATAGAACTAGAAATTTAGTTGGTGGTATTAAAAATTGAACAAGAAGAAGTAACTATCAGTGAATATGTATATAATGACAAGTATATATTTAGCTTCTATTATTATTTATTTACTAATGTTTACTAATAAATTATTTTCATATCTGATCAGTTAGAGATTAAATCTTCTTTGTGATAATCATACGGATATTATTCAACATTTTTGTTATTAGTTATATCTTAATTATCTGTAATAAAATCTTTATGTCTTTTGATGTATCATTTTATAAATATGGATTTTTGTTAATGAATAATAATTATAATTTTATCTTTTTAAATATTAATATTTTAATATTAATAACAACGTAAAAAAATATTCTTCTTACCTATATAAGTATTACCTAAACTTAAGGGAGGGGCCCTATTGATATTATCAGGAGTCTCCTCCTAAATTTCATAGAAATTATAGGTAACAAATAATTTGTTATTTTTAGTTAAGATAAGCAAGTTTCTAATTCTAATCTTAGCCTAATTGTTTTTATATCAATTATTTAACCCTTTTATTTTGACCCTTTTATAAACAGTGTATAGCTTGTCAATAGCAGCAGTCATTCTTTTTACCTCTTCTCCTTTATAATTACTAGCAAACATTTTTGCTCTTGCAAACCCATCTTCAAATGTGACGTAAGTCATACTAGAAATAGGACCTACAATAACGCTAGCAGCGTTATCTCCTTTTCCATTAGCATATTCCTTAGCAACAGCATTAAACTCAAAAACAGCTTGTCTAAATTCGCTAGAAGATAACCTAGAAGCTATAATGGCAAAAGCATTAGCATAAGTTATACTAGCTATTTCCATGGTCTTTTTAATAACAGGAAGAACGTCTGCAACTATTTTTAAATAGTCTATATTTTTTTCTTCTTATCTTCAGCAGCACTTTGAGCTGCTGCATAGTCATTTTCTATCTCTATCCTACATTCAGCCTCGCTAGCTTTGCTTACAGCTTTCTTGTACTCAGCAATTGTATCATCTAAAGTTTTAGTGTTATAAATAGGCACTGCACTCTTTAGCATCTTGCTAAGTTTAGTATAATCTTGGTCTAGATTTAATTTTTCTAGATCAGCAATAGCTTGTTTACGTTCTGCAGAAGGACCTGAACTAAAACACCCAATGCGATACGTATCACAGCTGCCGTAGGTAGCAATGGTATTATAATGTCTTGTATATTTGTTATAAATAGAAATTAGAATATATTGATATGATATAGTTTTATAAAGAAAAGTATAAAGATTTTTATTATCTTCTTCAGTTAACTTACCTTTATTTTCTTGCTTATCTATACTAGGACCAACACTATAAGCAGAGGGAGCATCGGCAAGCATGTCAGTGCTAGTCTCATTCTTTTTATC
It contains:
- the arcC gene encoding carbamate kinase translates to MDSKKIVVCLGGNSLEYGVGETTAERQLEIIRKSVVGIVDLIESGYDVIISHGNGPQVGRIVLQNELARHETPIMPFDVCGAMSQGMIGYHIEQALRNEFNERGIIKDVAALITQVIVDREDKGLKEPSKPIGPFYDKATALELEKNKGYVLREDSCRGGYRRIVASPMPVEIIETEVIRELIRNKFVVIACGGGGVPIARDLKGNIEGISAVIDKDFASSKLAQDIQADILIIITTVDKVSLNFGKADEVLLDEVNTIEMEKYISEGHFESGSMLPKVKASVDFVKSSSGRLAVITSINNLTKEIGNIKGTIIRD